A single region of the Octopus bimaculoides isolate UCB-OBI-ISO-001 chromosome 6, ASM119413v2, whole genome shotgun sequence genome encodes:
- the LOC106881623 gene encoding inositol-pentakisphosphate 2-kinase, whose translation MSCLDVFINLVVDALHYPMDTCTPVHYISQKSQNQSQRCLNSSYRSTPDEDTDYYFPPGCILEKILSVQYLDDLDIEGIYPLYQQLQKHFQKHPEDRQKYCLDGPYRGDNWYVVSNNNNIEDAGNSDILYTMIKVKQFLVAQTVKDCSIILAMQRQDNRSDMSGVSYLTDCFGQPYKHSLAIIDLDPKPYEKIPVYMKEDETIVNTYLKSQFAVP comes from the exons ATGag TTGTTTAGATGTCTTTATTAACCTTGTTGTTGATGCCTTGCACTACCCAATGGATACATGTACTCCAGTACACTATATCTCACAGAAAAGCCAAAACCAATCTCAGCGGTGTCTTAATAGCAGTTACAGAAGTACACCAGACGAAG ACACGGATTACTACTTTCCACCTGGTTGCATTCTCGAGAAAATACTTTCAGTTCAGTATTTGGATGATTTGGATATAGAAGGAATTTACCCTCTTTATCAACAATTGCAAAAGCATTTTCAAAAGCATCCTGAAGAtag acaaAAGTATTGCCTGGACGGTCCTTACCGGGGGGACAACTGGTATGTGGtttctaataacaacaacatcgaggATGCAGGAAATTCAGACATACTTTATACAATGATTAAG GTGAAGCAATTTCTTGTGGCACAAACTGTAAAAGACTGCTCCATTATTCTTGCGATGCAGAGACAAGATAATcg ttcgGATATGTCAGGTGTCTCTTATTTAACAGACTGCTTTGGACAACCCTATAAGCATTCCTTGGCTATTATTGACTTGGATCCTAAACCATATGAAAAAATTCCCGTTTATATGAAAGAAGATGAAACTATAGTTAATACTTACTTGAAATCACAATTTGCTGTtccttga